A single region of the Phycisphaerae bacterium RAS1 genome encodes:
- the mutL gene encoding DNA mismatch repair protein MutL translates to MPRIRVLPTALINRIAAGECIERPASVAKELLENALDAGAGRIDVAIEDGGRERISVADDGGGMAADELRLAVAPHATSKLETDDDLFNIHTLGFRGEALASIGSVSRLAITSRPPGSDIGAVLRVDAGEISGPAPCAAPPGTRIEVRDLFYCLPARRKFLRSNQTESGHVTEQLARIALAHPGVAFTLQSQSRVVHRLDATSQRLQRIADFFDPELTQQLLPIEREGDRVRIEGYVAPPAHCRRSSKWEYVFVNGRFIRDRFVSHAIKEAYRSLIQPDEYPVAFLYITIAPDLVDVNVHPTKIEVRWRDSNYVHGQVLAALRDKFLSTNLDRRFGPVRAPQDEDAYRQRVRTAMVDYFTHARPAAPVPQQAAAATAARAGRPAADVEGAAWSVPDGVPAGSGAPWVEARGNGLLPSQAVPTLPGARDGAERESLELAEPGQAALPLPPEGVPRAMQFHNTYLAVETADGVMLIDQHALHERILYEEFRRRIAEKPLESQRLLLPLMVSVPADRIEPLETHAATLARLGLDLAAAGPQTVAVHAFPSLLDARRFDAESFVRDLLDLLSEPGSRPGAESLLHEALDMMACKAAVKAGDALTADEITALLSRREIADRSSHCPHGRPTTLHLTLRELERQFKRR, encoded by the coding sequence ATGCCGCGTATCCGCGTCCTCCCCACTGCGCTGATCAACCGCATCGCCGCCGGCGAGTGCATCGAGCGGCCGGCCAGCGTGGCGAAGGAGCTGCTTGAGAACGCCCTCGACGCCGGCGCCGGGCGCATCGACGTCGCGATTGAAGACGGCGGACGCGAGCGGATCAGCGTGGCCGACGACGGCGGCGGCATGGCGGCCGACGAGCTGCGCCTCGCCGTTGCGCCGCACGCCACCAGCAAGCTCGAAACCGACGACGACCTCTTCAACATTCACACGCTGGGATTTCGCGGCGAAGCGCTGGCCAGCATCGGCTCCGTCTCGCGCCTCGCCATCACCAGCCGACCGCCGGGCAGCGACATCGGCGCCGTCCTGCGCGTCGACGCCGGCGAGATCAGCGGACCGGCGCCCTGCGCCGCGCCGCCGGGCACGCGGATCGAAGTGCGCGACCTGTTCTACTGCCTGCCCGCCCGCCGCAAATTTCTGCGTAGCAACCAGACGGAGAGCGGACACGTCACCGAGCAACTCGCCCGCATCGCCCTGGCGCATCCGGGCGTCGCATTCACGCTTCAGAGCCAGTCGCGCGTCGTGCACCGTCTCGACGCAACGTCGCAGCGCCTGCAGCGCATCGCCGACTTCTTCGATCCGGAGCTGACGCAGCAGCTTCTGCCGATCGAGCGTGAAGGCGACCGCGTGCGGATCGAGGGCTACGTCGCCCCGCCCGCCCACTGCCGCCGCTCAAGCAAGTGGGAGTATGTTTTCGTCAACGGACGCTTCATCCGCGACCGCTTTGTCTCGCACGCGATCAAGGAAGCCTATCGCAGCCTGATTCAGCCGGACGAGTACCCGGTGGCGTTTCTGTACATCACGATCGCGCCGGACCTGGTCGACGTGAACGTGCACCCGACCAAGATCGAGGTGCGCTGGCGCGATTCAAACTACGTCCATGGGCAGGTGCTGGCCGCGCTGCGCGACAAGTTCCTCTCGACCAATCTCGACCGCCGCTTCGGCCCGGTTCGCGCGCCGCAGGATGAGGACGCCTATCGGCAGCGCGTGCGGACGGCGATGGTGGATTACTTCACGCACGCGCGGCCCGCGGCGCCGGTTCCGCAGCAAGCCGCCGCCGCGACGGCCGCTCGCGCGGGCCGCCCCGCTGCGGACGTCGAAGGCGCGGCGTGGAGCGTGCCGGACGGTGTTCCAGCGGGGTCCGGCGCGCCCTGGGTGGAGGCGCGCGGCAATGGTCTTTTGCCGTCGCAGGCCGTCCCGACGCTGCCAGGCGCGCGCGACGGCGCGGAGCGTGAATCGCTGGAGCTCGCTGAGCCTGGCCAGGCCGCGCTGCCACTGCCGCCGGAAGGCGTCCCGCGCGCCATGCAGTTTCACAACACCTACCTGGCCGTCGAGACCGCCGACGGCGTCATGCTGATCGACCAGCACGCCCTGCATGAGCGCATCCTGTACGAGGAGTTCCGCCGCCGCATCGCCGAAAAACCGCTGGAGTCGCAGCGGCTGCTGCTGCCGCTGATGGTGTCGGTTCCGGCCGACCGCATCGAGCCGCTCGAAACGCATGCCGCGACGCTGGCCCGCCTGGGGCTGGACCTGGCCGCCGCCGGGCCGCAGACCGTGGCGGTGCACGCCTTTCCGTCACTGCTGGATGCGCGGCGATTTGACGCCGAGTCCTTTGTGCGTGATCTGCTCGACCTGCTCAGCGAACCGGGAAGCCGACCGGGGGCCGAGTCGCTGCTGCACGAGGCGCTGGACATGATGGCCTGCAAGGCGGCGGTCAAGGCGGGCGACGCGCTTACCGCGGACGAGATCACCGCGCTGCTGTCCCGCCGCGAAATCGCCGATCGCAGCAGCCACTGCCCGCACGGTCGGCCGACCACGCTGCATCTCACGCTGCGCGAGCTCGAACGTCAGTTCAAGCGCCGATAG